The following coding sequences are from one Schizosaccharomyces osmophilus chromosome 1, complete sequence window:
- the nup85 gene encoding nucleoporin Nup85 yields MNTPEDAINTIYHFEDAPIESGNLSTWSSNERTAGFTLHPYTLRGSTFITSKQSTLDDAKSSGPFEEAEGNIYEIQQPSPLIEPTELLISWYELWEELQDVSLKPTMNDELNQLVLVQFYGKISSLFRSKINQVLECFQTQINNGQKELQPSLDTLWEIESAWRCAEAIYFPSSSPYTLATAIMDWVNSYDPQPIAEDGLEIMTYRIPFQHPSFWFYVNKTAIRGLFQQTISCLESSALVKELPTLENTISDLVDILKYCPCLHQKSIRSTFDFEKRWKVWRSRIAHLRQTIMNRGDIPTEVQQSLLSLLNILSGNKEEIKANCSYWQEYFSALAFLYDPLDCKNPAQVSILYQMSTAQDSHFYGDSTLEFEKLCVALCNNQPLDAIQHSYMLDVGFAVHLADFLHKTGYIKEYFTEELPVTLREHLLLEYGETILETKGIWQVAFAYWKHVPGYGHQRIKSLISRVPLHNIVEKDEALTICHELDLQVEAQSVMSHWATNLIAEGAYGEALIILDKACDYTTMNRVTWEIFNLCLENQNPIDAAEDETLYDLLSSPRICASTLASILSPAAAIHQYFLCKESEDSRQAGELLIGVLKMINSPNFYQEKLLKELLEFTRNTKNHQTISLASAFDCIACLEDHERNISDSKLVRDIRIQLASIVSWNFLNAVK; encoded by the coding sequence ATGAATACACCTGAGGACGCTATTAATACTATTTACCACTTTGAGGATGCTCCCATAGAATCCGGCAATCTCTCTACTTGGTCATCAAATGAACGTACTGCGGGATTTACTTTGCATCCATATACCCTCAGAGGATCTACTTTTATTACAAGCAAGCAGTCGACTTTAGATGATGCAAAATCTTCAGGCccttttgaagaagcagaagGAAACATTTATGAAATTCAACAACCTTCTCCGCTGATTGAGCCTACAGAATTATTGATTTCATGGTACGAATTGTGGGAAGAATTGCAAGACGTTTCTTTGAAGCCTACCATGAATGATGAATTGAACCAATTGGTACTCGTTCAGttttatggaaaaattaGCTCTTTATTTCGATCAAAGATTAATCAAGTCTTAGAATGCTTTCAAACCCAAATTAACAATGGACAGAAAGAGCTCCAGCCTTCTCTGGATACTCTCTGGGAAATTGAATCTGCATGGCGTTGCGCGGAGgcaatttattttccttcttcctctcCATACACTCTAGCAACAGCTATCATGGACTGGGTTAACTCTTACGACCCTCAACCCATAGCTGAAGATGGACTGGAAATCATGACCTACCGTATTCCTTTTCAACACCCTtccttttggttttatgtGAACAAGACTGCAATCCGCGGCCTATTTCAACAAACTATTTCTTGTTTAGAGTCTTCAGCATTGGTCAAGGAATTACCTACTCTGGAAAACACGATAAGTGATCTTGTAGATATTTTGAAGTATTGCCCATGCCTGCATCAAAAGTCCATTCGATCAACCTTTGATTTTGAGAAACGATGGAAAGTTTGGCGTTCGCGGATAGCACATCTCCGTCAAACTATAATGAATCGTGGTGATATACCAACTGAGGTTCAACAAAgtttactttctttgttaaACATTCTTAGTGGTAACAAGGAGGAAATTAAAGCGAATTGTAGTTACTGGCAAGAGTACTTTTCTGCTTTAGCATTTTTGTATGATCCTTTGGATTGTAAAAACCCAGCCCAAGTATCTATTTTGTATCAAATGTCAACTGCACAAGACTCACATTTTTATGGAGACTCTACTttggaatttgaaaagctttgcGTTGCATTGTGCAACAATCAACCATTGGATGCTATTCAACATTCTTACATGTTGGATGTCGGTTTCGCTGTTCACTTGGCTGATTTTTTACATAAAACCGGATATATTAAGGAATATTTCACAGAAGAGCTCCCCGTGACCCTCCGCGAACATCTCTTACTTGAATACGGTGAAACTATCTTGGAAACAAAGGGTATTTGGCAGGTTGCTTTCGCCTACTGGAAGCATGTTCCGGGTTACGGACATCAGCGCATAAAATCCTTAATTTCCAGAGTCCCGTTACATAAtattgttgaaaaagatgaagcTTTAACTATATGCCATGAATTGGATCTACAGGTAGAAGCACAAAGCGTTATGTCTCATTGGGCAACGAACCTAATTGCAGAGGGTGCTTATGGTGAAGCATTGATTATATTAGACAAGGCTTGTGATTATACTACAATGAACAGAGTAACTTGGGAAATTTTTAATCTCTGTCtcgaaaaccaaaatccAATAGATGCTGCAGAAGACGAGACTTTATATGATTTGCTGAGCTCTCCTCGCATATGTGCTTCAACATTGGCTTCTATTCTTTCTCCTGCCGCTGCTATTCATCAatactttctttgtaaaGAAAGCGAAGATTCTCGTCAAGCAGGTGAATTGCTTATCGGGGTATTAAAAATGATTAATTCTCCTAATTTTTATCAAGAAAAACTCTTGAAGGAGTTGCTTGAATTTACTAGAAATACAAAGAATCATCAAACGATTTCTTTGGCAAGCGCATTTGACTGCATTGCTTGCTTGGAAGACCATGAAAGGAATATATCGGACTCTAAGCTTGTCAGGGATATCCGAATTCAATTAGCTTCCATTGTTTCATGGAACTTTTTGAACGctgtaaaataa
- a CDS encoding transmembrane transporter: MVCFPSYKFPLVGFRTARMKLGSGFYRYLVQDYQNIWMVSIMGTAISANILYSFPYSAQWLRICSYIMFGCALISFFLNTIIFFFKYVVYRSHLPKRKTFYNVADTLCLGCYAMGLSSIINMLCYLSNPSSSPQNWVNFIYIVWIFNIVMSFYTSWVIFSFVFTKRVSFQFSTLLGNIVLPFVPLTVASASGTVVLQTFWSRLSRTIFLNTIITCYICWANAVSVGFCVIGIIIWRLIFYKYPDSPVAFTQFVPIGVLGQGAFGIIMQALNIETYAHNYLQNISSIQIYTNVLLIISGFVSLFLISLAYFLTFVAFFAVFTHGVRHEFTVVWWTITFPLGTMSISNSKLGEVAHLTFFRVLGAIYGVACILITIVCIFGSLYLGVLKFRREFSQDNLDNPLPAAVKHEVKSSSSGHSS; encoded by the coding sequence atggtttgttttccttcttaCAAATTTCCCTTAGTTGGCTTTCGTACTGCTAGAATGAAATTAGGATCAGGCTTCTATAGATACTTGGTGCAAGATTACCAAAACATATGGATGGTATCCATCATGGGTACTGCCATTTCTGCTAATATTTTGTATAGTTTTCCTTATAGTGCACAATGGCTGCGCATTTGTTCGTATATTATGTTTGGGTGCGCTCTAATAAGCTTTTTTCTTAACACaatcatctttttcttcaaatatgtCGTCTACAGATCGCATTTACCAAAGCGAAAGACGTTTTACAATGTGGCCGATACTTTGTGTTTAGGTTGCTATGCTATGGGATTATCAAGTATTATTAATATGTTGTGCTATTTGAGTAACCCTTCATCCTCGCCGCAGAATTGGGtcaatttcatttatattGTTTGGATCTTTAATATTGTGATGTCTTTTTATACCTCGTGGGTGATATTTTCGTTCGTGTTTACCAAACGAGTAAGCTTTCAGTTTTCTACCCTCTTGGGAAACATCGTACTTCCTTTCGTCCCGTTGACGGTTGCTTCTGCATCTGGCACCGTCGTACTTCAGACCTTTTGGTCTCGCTTGAGCCGcacaatttttttaaataccATCATCACATGCTATATTTGTTGGGCCAATGCCGTTTCGGTGGGCTTTTGTGTTATTGGTATCATCATATGGAGATTAATTTTCTACAAATATCCAGATAGTCCTGTTGCCTTTACCCAGTTTGTCCCTATTGGTGTGCTTGGTCAAGGTGCTTTTGGAATTATAATGCAGGCACTAAATATCGAGACGTATGCACATAACTACCTGCAAAATATTTCGTCTATTCAAATTTATACCAATGTCCTGTTGATCATTTCAGGATTTGTATCTCTGTTTTTAATCTCTCTTGCCtattttcttacttttgTCGCTTTCTTTGCTGTTTTCACTCATGGGGTGCGGCACGAGTTTACAGTTGTATGGTGGACTATTACTTTCCCATTGGGTACTATGTCGATCTCTAATTCAAAGCTTGGTGAAGTAGCTCACCTGACCTTTTTCCGTGTGCTAGGTGCCATTTACGGTGTTGCCTGCATCCTAATTACCATTGTTTGTATATTTGGAAGCCTCTATTTGGGCGTCCTAAAGTTTCGCAGAGAGTTTTCTCAAGATAATCTAGACAACCCGTTACCTGCAGCTGTCAAACATGAGGTAAAAAGCTCTTCCAGCGGACACTCTTCCTAA